Proteins encoded together in one Coregonus clupeaformis isolate EN_2021a chromosome 30, ASM2061545v1, whole genome shotgun sequence window:
- the LOC121546431 gene encoding amphoterin-induced protein 3: MSKRQKPTVQRRDTLSCGSQGLTRLPLLLPPTTTTLDLSYNRLGWLGPGSFSNLPKLDTLRLANNQLTTLGHGVFNNASSLRHLDLSSNRLRVLEQHFLQGLWRLEELLLYNNRITRVEGGTLSGLSSLRKAYFSLNQITEFPFFSIQDHSHPFLTMLDLSSNRLTTLPWEDMKALPGSVQKGLYLHNNSLVCECSMYSVFWRWEQRGFDSVRDFTDEHTCLIYGEPRASVRFLRHSLYFQNCTVGKVVSLPVAVFLSNLMVNEGERVRLDCQTSLRGKELSYTWVSPNQEYLTQTSFNDTLINVFPNGTLEIPAAKVNDSGVYVCTALDYKHMLNATREVNVTVVHAMPDTFNTGYTTLLGCVVTLVIILMYLYLTPCRCGCCKQPLPPAIPIPAYDPDTLASIFSPSLSHRDPTKASINKHVVFMEPLMATEQPTLQWEWDTSGLT, encoded by the exons ATGAGTAAGAGACAGAAACCCACAGTGCAGAGGAGAG ACACACTGAGCTGTGGTTCACAGGGCCTCACCAGACTGCCCCTCCttctgccccccaccaccactaccctggACCTCAGCTACAACCGGCTGGGCTGGCTGGGCCCCGGCAGCTTCTCCAACCTGCCCAAACTGGACACCCTCCGCCTGGCAAACAATCAGCTCACGACCCTGGGCCATGGGGTCTTCAACAATGCCTCCAGCCTCCGCCACCTGGACCTGTCCTCCAACAGGCTGCGGGTGCTGGAGCAGCACTTTCTGCAGGGTCTGTGGAGGCTGGAGGAACTGCTGCTCTACAACAACCGTATCACCCGCGTAGAGGGCGGGACGCTGAGCGGTCTGAGCAGCCTCAGGAAGGCCTACTTCAGCCTGAACCAAATCACAGAATTCCCTTTCTTTTCTATACAGGACCACAGTCATCCGTTTCTCACCATGCTGGACCTGTCCTCCAACCGTCTGACCACGCTACCCTGGGAGGATATGAAGGCTCTGCCGGGGTCAGTGCAGAAGGGGTTGTACCTCCATAACAACTCTCTGGTGTGTGAGTGTTCCATGTACAGTGTGTTCTGGCGCTGGGAGCAGAGGGGCTTCGACTCTGTCAGGGACTTCACAGACGAGCACACCTGTCTGATTTACGGCGAGCCGCGTGCCTCAGTCCGATTCCTCCGACACTCCCTCTACTTCCAAAACTGCACGGTGGGGAAGGTGGTCTCTTTGCCTGTGGCTGTTTTCCTCTCCAACCTCATGGTGAACGAGGGGGAGAGGGTCCGTCTGGACTGCCAAACCTCCCTCCGAGGTAAAGAGCTGTCATACACGTGGGTCTCGCCCAATCAGGAGTACCTGACCCAGACGAGCTTCAACGACACCCTCATCAACGTGTTCCCTAACGGGACCTTGGAGATCCCAGCAGCCAAGGTAAACGACTCGGGAGTCTACGTGTGTACGGCCCTGGACTACAAACACATGCTGAATGCAACCAGGGAGGTGAATGTCACCGTGGTCCACGCCATGCCTGACACCTTCAACACGGGCTACACCACCTTGCTGGGTTGTGTGGTCACCCTTGTAATCATCCTAATGTACCTCTACCTAACGCCCTGCCGCTGTGGGTGCTGTAAGCAGCCCCTGCCCCCGGCCATCCCCATCCCAGCCTACGACCCAGACACCCTGGCCTCCATCTTCTCCCCCTCACTGAGCCACAGGGACCCAACCAAGGCCAGCATCAACAAGCACGTGGTGTTCATGGAGCCTCTGATGGCCACGGAGCAACCAACGCTGCAGTGGGAGTGGGACACCAGTGGACTCACCTAG